From Brassica oleracea var. oleracea cultivar TO1000 chromosome C3, BOL, whole genome shotgun sequence, a single genomic window includes:
- the LOC106330714 gene encoding uncharacterized protein LOC106330714 codes for MGLYRFKVKSGVSENYFDQLLVLLQDMLPEDNVLPKSMDAIKFFLKIFGFGYDNIHACKNDCILYRKEFEKLESCPRCKVSRWEKDKNNNELKVGIPAKVLRYFPIKDRLRRLFKSKRMAEDLRRHYTNATEDGTMRHPVDSISWAQVNDKWPDFAAEPRNLRLGTSTDGMNPFSM; via the coding sequence ATGGGACTTTACAGATTCAAGGTTAAAAGTGGTGTGTCGGAGAACTACTTTGATCAGCTGTTGGTTTTGCTTCAGGACATGCTACCTGAAGACAATGTTCTTCCGAAGAGTATGGATGCAATCAAATTTTTTTTGAAGATATTTGGTTTCGGCTACGACAATATTCATGCTTGCAAGAATGATTGCATACTCTATAGGAAGGAGTTTGAGAAGCTAGAAAGCTGTCCAAGATGCAAAGTTTCAAGATGGGAGAAGGATAAGAACAACAATGAGTTAAAGGTTGGGATTCCAGCTAAGGTCCTTAGATATTTTCCAATCAAGGACAGACTTAGGAGGTTGTTTAAATCAAAAAGGATGGCTGAAGATCTGCGTAGGCACTATACCAATGCCACTGAAGATGGTACAATGCGACACCCCGTTGATTCTATCTCTTGGGCACAAGTGAATGATAAATGGCCAGACTTTGCTGCTGAACCAAGGAATCTTCGACTTGGAACTTCTACAGATGGGATGAACCCTTTCTCCATGTAA